A window of Candidatus Methylomirabilota bacterium contains these coding sequences:
- a CDS encoding ATPase: MQIHRLTVEEALKALGTSDQGLSEAEAERRLHEFGLNELQAAERIPVFAMLTRQCTHFLALLLWAAAALAFIADWMKPGEGMDLLAWAIIGVIGVNALFSFVQEYKAERAIIALKRLLPMRVKIVRAGGIREVTASDLAPGDLVILAEGDRVPADGRVIAAVQFRVDNAPLTGESIAKSRTSDAATAKSLVESPNVVFAGTTVLSGTARAVVFATGMNTEFGKIAHLTSGIEAELSPLQQEIRKVTRLIAAISIGIGFAFFGLGVLIGRSFWENFVFAVGLLVANVPEGLLPTVTLALAVGAQRMAKRKALMRNLASVETLGCATVICTDKTGTLTENRMAVTRLYIDGREFRVSGRAVTTETGTAVAPDLLQQWAPLFAIAVGCNNAGRRHDPNGSGTTCVGDPTEIALLQFADAVLPNGPSVSPRVGECPFDADRRRMATIHATASGGQVVYVKGAPEAVLPICRSLYRDGRTVPLGEAERRAIVDRLNVFGGSALRVLALAYRELPTGARLALMEEAEQDLTFVGLAAMLDPPRPEVPEAVARCRQAGIRPIMITGDNSRTALAIARTIGMVRNEKAPVLEGSRIEQMPDEELKTALAGPEIVFARMTPTQKMRVVTLLKEMGEVVAVTGDGVNDAPALKKADIGIAMGIVGTDVAKEAADIVLLDDNFATIVNAVEEGRAVYENLRKFVTYILASNIPEIVPYLASVLFRIPLLLTIVQILAVDLGTDMLPALGLGAEPPDANTMNRPPRSRDERLLNLPVLARAYLFLGPMEAGAAMTAGLWYLSRSGWAWDIDLAATSPLYRQATTVAFAAIVICQVANVYACRSRRASVFSVGLFTNRLIVWGIAVELAILGLIVYSPIGHRIFGTDAFSGEFWWLLIGCAILLVVVEETRKGIVRYREPGRRLRYREGTA; the protein is encoded by the coding sequence ATGCAGATTCACCGTCTGACGGTCGAAGAGGCGCTGAAGGCCCTCGGAACTAGCGACCAGGGGTTGAGCGAGGCCGAGGCGGAGAGACGACTCCACGAATTCGGCCTCAACGAACTTCAGGCCGCCGAACGTATCCCGGTCTTCGCCATGCTGACGCGCCAGTGTACGCACTTTCTGGCCCTCCTGCTGTGGGCGGCGGCGGCGCTGGCGTTTATTGCGGATTGGATGAAGCCGGGCGAGGGGATGGATCTGCTCGCCTGGGCCATCATCGGGGTCATCGGCGTCAACGCCCTCTTTTCCTTCGTTCAGGAATACAAGGCGGAGCGGGCGATCATCGCCTTGAAGCGCCTCCTGCCGATGCGCGTCAAGATCGTTCGGGCCGGCGGGATCAGGGAGGTCACGGCATCCGACCTTGCGCCGGGTGATCTCGTGATCCTGGCCGAGGGGGATCGGGTCCCGGCCGATGGGCGGGTGATCGCCGCGGTTCAATTCCGGGTCGACAATGCGCCGCTTACGGGCGAATCGATCGCCAAGAGTCGTACATCCGACGCCGCAACGGCCAAGTCGCTCGTTGAGAGCCCGAATGTCGTCTTCGCCGGCACGACGGTCCTCTCAGGGACGGCGAGGGCGGTCGTCTTCGCCACCGGGATGAACACCGAGTTCGGCAAGATCGCCCACCTGACGTCGGGGATCGAGGCCGAGCTGAGTCCGCTGCAGCAGGAGATCCGAAAGGTGACCCGGCTGATCGCGGCGATCTCCATCGGCATCGGCTTCGCCTTCTTTGGACTCGGGGTCCTGATCGGTCGGAGCTTCTGGGAGAATTTCGTCTTTGCAGTGGGACTTCTGGTCGCGAACGTCCCGGAGGGTCTGCTTCCGACAGTCACCCTTGCATTGGCAGTCGGCGCGCAACGGATGGCCAAACGAAAGGCGCTCATGAGGAATCTGGCCTCGGTGGAGACGCTGGGATGCGCCACCGTGATCTGCACCGATAAGACCGGGACGCTTACGGAGAATCGGATGGCGGTGACCCGTCTGTATATCGACGGCCGCGAGTTTCGCGTATCGGGACGTGCTGTCACTACCGAGACAGGCACGGCGGTGGCCCCTGATCTCCTGCAGCAGTGGGCGCCGCTCTTCGCCATCGCCGTCGGGTGCAACAATGCGGGTCGCCGTCACGATCCGAACGGTTCGGGAACGACCTGTGTCGGCGATCCGACAGAGATTGCCCTGCTCCAGTTCGCGGATGCGGTGCTGCCGAACGGACCCAGCGTGTCGCCTCGAGTAGGGGAGTGCCCGTTTGATGCCGACCGGCGGCGGATGGCCACGATTCATGCGACAGCGTCCGGCGGACAGGTTGTCTATGTCAAGGGCGCTCCGGAGGCGGTTCTGCCGATCTGCCGCTCTCTCTATCGCGATGGGCGCACGGTCCCTCTTGGGGAGGCCGAGCGTCGGGCAATCGTGGACCGGCTGAATGTCTTCGGGGGCTCGGCCCTGCGGGTCCTGGCCCTGGCGTACCGGGAGTTGCCGACAGGGGCGCGGCTAGCGTTGATGGAAGAGGCGGAGCAGGACCTGACCTTTGTCGGTCTGGCGGCCATGCTTGATCCGCCGCGACCGGAGGTCCCGGAGGCGGTCGCCCGCTGCAGGCAGGCCGGGATCAGGCCGATCATGATCACCGGCGACAACAGCCGCACCGCCCTGGCGATCGCGCGGACTATCGGGATGGTACGAAACGAAAAGGCGCCGGTCCTCGAGGGGAGTCGGATCGAACAGATGCCGGATGAGGAGTTGAAGACCGCCCTTGCCGGTCCGGAGATCGTCTTTGCGCGGATGACCCCCACGCAGAAGATGCGGGTCGTGACGCTGCTCAAGGAAATGGGAGAGGTGGTCGCGGTGACAGGCGACGGCGTCAACGACGCGCCGGCCCTGAAGAAGGCCGATATCGGGATCGCCATGGGGATCGTCGGGACGGATGTGGCGAAGGAGGCGGCCGACATTGTCCTGCTCGACGACAACTTCGCCACCATCGTGAACGCCGTCGAAGAGGGGCGGGCGGTCTATGAGAACCTCCGGAAATTCGTCACCTATATCCTGGCCAGCAACATTCCGGAGATCGTGCCCTATCTGGCCTCGGTCCTGTTTCGGATTCCGCTTCTGCTGACGATCGTGCAGATCCTGGCTGTCGACCTGGGCACCGATATGCTGCCGGCCTTAGGCCTTGGGGCCGAACCGCCGGACGCCAACACGATGAATCGACCGCCGAGATCCAGGGACGAGCGCCTGCTGAATCTGCCGGTACTGGCTCGAGCGTACCTGTTCCTCGGACCGATGGAGGCAGGGGCAGCCATGACCGCCGGACTCTGGTATCTCAGTCGTAGTGGTTGGGCGTGGGATATTGACCTGGCGGCGACGAGCCCGCTCTACAGACAGGCGACGACGGTGGCGTTCGCCGCGATTGTCATTTGCCAGGTGGCGAACGTCTACGCCTGCCGGAGTCGGAGGGCATCGGTTTTTTCTGTCGGTCTGTTTACCAATCGACTGATCGTGTGGGGTATTGCGGTCGAGCTGGCTATTCTGGGCCTGATCGTCTATAGCCCGATCGGGCATCGGATCTTCGGGACCGATGCCTTTTCCGGAGAGTTCTGGTGGCTATTGATCGGCTGTGCGATACTGTTGGTGGTTGTAGAAGAGACACGAAAGGG